One Bufo gargarizans isolate SCDJY-AF-19 chromosome 4, ASM1485885v1, whole genome shotgun sequence DNA window includes the following coding sequences:
- the LOC122933633 gene encoding hemoglobin heart muscle subunit alpha-type-like, translated as MALSDAEKAALEPLFVKIDADAEKIGGEAMESLFQHHPDTKSHFTHMDVTPGSQDLKTHGGKIIHAINDALNHYGNLQENLATLREMHTNKLKLSVDTIKLLCGCLLEVIVKHFPDVDKSACDKFLNEVAVALISS; from the exons ATGGCGCtatcagatgctgagaaggcggcTTTGGAGCCCTTGTTTGTGAAGATTGACGCTGACGCTGAGAAGATTGGAGGTGAAGCCATGGAGAG TCTCTTCCAGCACCATCCAGACACCAAGTCCCACTTCACTCACATGGACGTGACCCCTGGCAGTCAGGATCTGAAGACACATGGAGGGAAGATCATCCACGCCATTAATGATGCCCTCAACCACTATGGAAATCTGCAGGAGAACTTGGCCACACTGCGGGAGATGCACACCAACAAGCTGAAGCTCAGTGTGGACACCATCAAG CTGCTGTGTGGTTGTCTCCTGGAGGTCATCGTCAAGCATTTCCCAGATGTGGACAAGTCGGCCTGTGACAAGTTCCTCAATGAGGTTGCCGTTGCCCTGATCTCCAGCTGA